Genomic window (bacterium):
TCCTTTGGCTCGGTCAGTTCCCCCAGGAAAAACAACACGATGGACATGGCCAGGGTGAAAAGGACCGCCCACCAGAAACCCGCCACGTAAAAACCGGGAACCATGGCGGCCGCCAGCAGGACCATGAGGGCGTTGAGGACGAAGGTGAAGAGACCAAGGGTCAGGATGGTCAGGGGCAGGGTCAGGATAAACAGGACCGGGCGCAGGAACCCGTTGACCAGCCCCAGGATAGCCGCTGTGACCAGGGCCGCGAAAATCCCGTTGAGCTGGATTCCGGGCAGGATGTAGGCGACGATGCCGATGGCCAGGGCGTAGATGAACCAGTTGATCAGGAAACGCATTGCGAACCTCCAGACAATTGTCGGCAATGGGGAACTCTTTGAAGATAGAATAGCAGAGATGGGGGATGTTGGGGAACAGACCAGTATAGTCCTAAGAGATAAGAGATAGGGAAAAGGAAGAACCCGGTTCAGATCGTATAAGTCATATATTTAAAGTAAACAGCTTTAATAATAGTAACCTAAAGCAACAATATTAAAGTTAATTCTTAACTTCAAGCCCTCGGCTTACAGCCGAGGGTCTAGCTGACTGTCCTGGGGAAAGGGAAAAGCGTGGTTTTCCCTTTCCTCACGGTGACTACAGTAATATCGCCAAAGTCCGGGTAGGACTTTGGCTCAACGGAAAGGAAAAAGCGTGGTTTTTCCTTTCCTCACGGTGACTGCTGATAATCACCAAAGTCTGTGCGAGACTTTGGCTCAACGGAAAGGAAAAAGCGTGGTTTTTCCTTTCCTCACGGATCGCTGACATATTTGGCGGTCATCGATCCGGGCGCCTCTCCCAGGCGCGGCAGTTTTCACGGGTCATCGATCCGGGGGCCCTTCCCAGGCGCGGCTATTCATTGATTTGGGCGCCCCGCGCGGGGCGCGTTGATGGACTTTTTGGGGTCCAAAAATTTTTTACACGGAATTTCCTGAAGGGAGATTCCGTGTGTTGTTTTTGCCACACTTTTGCCTTGTGGTCACAACAACCGGTGATATAATGCCAGGAGCCTGTCGGGGATTAATTGCAGGCTCAAGGCTGTTGTTTGCCGGAATTTCTTACGATTCTATCCGATAAGGGCAATAGAACGACTCAATGTGGATATTTTTCATTTGGTTGACCTTGCTGCAAGCAAGGAGACCGAAAAAAAACGCCTTCCAACAAACCGTATCTCGTCACGCCGTTGGCGTGATGCAGGTTCCCCGACGCGCTGCCGGGATGAAGGCGATACGACCATGAAAAGGCTCCTCGCGGCCATCCTCGTCCTGATCACCTTGTCTTTCGCGGTTACCGTGCCCGTGCGGGCCGCCTCCGACGGTCCCCGGATCATCGGGCTTCAGCTGCACCAGGGGGAGGAGGCTGTCCTCCTGTCGGCAAAGCTGTCCACCGAATTTACAGACGAGATGCTCCAGGCCCTCAGGGGCGGCGTCCCCCTGACTTTCCGATACCGCATCCGCCTGACCCGGAAGGGGACCCTTCTGGGTGAGCGCATCGTTCGCGACCGGGAACTGGTCCACAACCTCGAATACGATCCGGTCAAACAGCTGTTCCTGTTTGCCGGTGAGGGGTACGGCTCCGAACTCCTCGAGATGACGATAAAGAATGAGGACGAGGCCATCGGGTGGTTGACCGAGATCAACCAGTGGCCCATGTTCCCCCTGGACCGTCTCGAGAAGGACACGAAGTACAGGGTCAGGGTCATGGCCACACTTCGCTCCGTGGAGCTGCCCTCGGTCCTCGGATACCTCTTCTTTTTCACCACCATATTCAACCGGGAAACACCATGGGTTCAGCTGGATTTTACCTATTGAGGGCCTGACGGATGAGGCTTCCTTCCTTCAAATTCAGGGACAACAGGAGCCGGTGGACCGCCATCGTGGTTATCCTGCTCCTCATCGGTTTCGTCCTCGTTTTCGGGGGCAGGTACCGGTCCCTCAGGGAGCTTGACCCCAAGGGCGGGAACCTGTTCATCTTTTTCCTCATCAACATCAACATTCTTCTGCTCACTGTCCTGGTCTTCCTCCTTGTAAGAAACGCCATCAAGCTCTTTTACGAGGGCAAGGCCAAGGTCTTCGGCTACCACCTCAGGACACGGCTCGTGTTCATCTTCGTCGGCTTTTCCCTCATTCCCACCATCCTGCTTTTCTTCGTCGCCCAGGGGTTTATCACCGACAGCATCGAGTACTGGTTCAACCTCAATGTGGACCAGGCCGTGGAGGGGGCCCTGAGCGTCTCCCAGGACTATTACTCTACCCTGACCGGGAGGTCCCGTGTCATTGCCCAGAGGGTAGGTGAGAGGCTCAACGCGGTTGCCGAGGGGAAGGCGCTGGAAGACAGCCTGGAATCCCTCCGGAAAGATTACGCCCTGTCCATGGTCGAGCTGTTTGGCGGTGACGGCGGGTTCCTTGCCCGGGCCTGGGACGGCGCCAGCCCACAGAACTTCACCGGTGTGCACAGCAGCCTGGTCCAGAGCGCCCTGGTGGGCAGGGTCACCGACAGCGTTACCAGGGCCGACAAGGGAGAGTACATCAGGGCCTCGGCGCCCCTGGCCATGCCCGGGGGACAGGGGGCGGTTGTGGTGTCTATCCACCTCTCGGAGGATGTCCGCCTCAGTGCGGAAGCGGTGGCGAGCACCTACAGGGGTTACACCGAGATGCGGCTTCAGGAAGGGCCTATCAGGCAAAACTACCTGGCCTACCTCCTGCTCATCACCCTTCTCATCCTCTTTTCTGCCGTCTGGCTGGGCTTCTACCTCGCCCGGGGCATCACCGTTCCCATAGGCCTTCTCGCGGACGGCGCCGCCAAGGTTGCCTCGGGCGATCTCACGGTCCGTATCGAGAGCGGAGCCTCGGACGAGATCGGGATCCTGATCCAGGCGTTCAACCGCATGACGGAGGAACTCGAAGGGGCCAACCGCAACCTGGAGAAGGCTTACAGCGAGAACGAGGAGCGCAGAAGCTATATCGAAACGGTACTCAGGAACGTGGGTACCGGTGTGGTCTCCATGGACCTGCTGGGCAGGATCAACACCTTCAACCGGGCCGCGGAGAACATGTTCGACGCGAGTGCCGAAGAGATCCTCGGAAGACCCTTTTCCAGAGTCCTGTCTCCCGAACACGCGGCCCTCATCGAACAGATGCTCGAGGACCTCAAGGAGGAGGGTGGTTCGAGGATCCGGCGCGAGGTTCCGGTGGTGGTCAGGGGGACGCCTCTCATCCTGCTGATCACTTTAAGCGTCATGGAGGATGCCTACGGCAGCACCGTCGGAACCGTGTTTGTCATCGAGGACATGACGAAACTGGTCAACGCGCAGCGCAAGGCGGCCTGGTCGGAGGCTGCCAAGCGGATCGCTCACGAGATAAAAAATCCCCTCACTCCCATCAGGCTGTCCGCCGAAAGGATCAGAAGACGGCTCGAGGGCAGCCTGGGGGAGGCTGAGGAAAAGGTCCTGAAGGAGGGAACGGATTCCATTGTCAGGGAGGTGGAGGCCATGCGGGGGCTGGTGGACGAGTTCAGCCAGTTCGCCC
Coding sequences:
- a CDS encoding phage holin family protein, coding for MRFLINWFIYALAIGIVAYILPGIQLNGIFAALVTAAILGLVNGFLRPVLFILTLPLTILTLGLFTFVLNALMVLLAAAMVPGFYVAGFWWAVLFTLAMSIVLFFLGELTEPKERTVRYVRFGPEVRRERDVN
- a CDS encoding ATP-binding protein, which encodes MRLPSFKFRDNRSRWTAIVVILLLIGFVLVFGGRYRSLRELDPKGGNLFIFFLININILLLTVLVFLLVRNAIKLFYEGKAKVFGYHLRTRLVFIFVGFSLIPTILLFFVAQGFITDSIEYWFNLNVDQAVEGALSVSQDYYSTLTGRSRVIAQRVGERLNAVAEGKALEDSLESLRKDYALSMVELFGGDGGFLARAWDGASPQNFTGVHSSLVQSALVGRVTDSVTRADKGEYIRASAPLAMPGGQGAVVVSIHLSEDVRLSAEAVASTYRGYTEMRLQEGPIRQNYLAYLLLITLLILFSAVWLGFYLARGITVPIGLLADGAAKVASGDLTVRIESGASDEIGILIQAFNRMTEELEGANRNLEKAYSENEERRSYIETVLRNVGTGVVSMDLLGRINTFNRAAENMFDASAEEILGRPFSRVLSPEHAALIEQMLEDLKEEGGSRIRREVPVVVRGTPLILLITLSVMEDAYGSTVGTVFVIEDMTKLVNAQRKAAWSEAAKRIAHEIKNPLTPIRLSAERIRRRLEGSLGEAEEKVLKEGTDSIVREVEAMRGLVDEFSQFARLPVLKPVPGAINDAVREAVALFGEAGDRSGRIQMSLSSDLPQVSFDGEQIRRVVINLLDNAIRAVQERGEEGEVQISTRLLEEEGMVAISVSDNGAGIPEDLMDRIFEPYFSTREEGTGLGLAIAQRIAEEHGGNLACFPGSQGGAVLTIKIPVDIDPMRRI
- a CDS encoding DUF4390 domain-containing protein — encoded protein: MKRLLAAILVLITLSFAVTVPVRAASDGPRIIGLQLHQGEEAVLLSAKLSTEFTDEMLQALRGGVPLTFRYRIRLTRKGTLLGERIVRDRELVHNLEYDPVKQLFLFAGEGYGSELLEMTIKNEDEAIGWLTEINQWPMFPLDRLEKDTKYRVRVMATLRSVELPSVLGYLFFFTTIFNRETPWVQLDFTY